A stretch of the Corynebacterium maris DSM 45190 genome encodes the following:
- a CDS encoding acylphosphatase — protein MTDTRMTAFVHGHVQGVGFRWWVRSQALELELAGHASNLRDGRVEVVAEGPESQVRRLLTLLEEEPSTTARPGRVDTVVTQWAQPKGETGFGRR, from the coding sequence ATGACAGATACTCGCATGACCGCGTTCGTTCACGGCCACGTCCAGGGCGTGGGGTTTCGGTGGTGGGTCCGCTCCCAGGCGTTGGAATTGGAGTTGGCCGGGCACGCCAGCAACCTGCGTGACGGTCGCGTCGAGGTCGTCGCCGAAGGGCCCGAATCCCAGGTGCGCCGACTGTTGACGCTGCTGGAGGAGGAACCTTCCACGACCGCCCGGCCCGGGCGCGTGGACACCGTCGTGACGCAGTGGGCGCAGCCGAAGGGAGAGACCGGCTTCGGGCGCCGGTGA
- a CDS encoding DivIVA domain-containing protein, translated as MYRVFESLDELVQTVEQAYGVPMTSNCMVPRNEMLALLDDLRNALPIDLDNAQDVLDQQDEIIAAAEERARVTVEDADRQAQDIVTDAHNEAEAIVGNAQTHATNAVAQAEDQADRTLANAQAEADRLVSEGNASYERSVNEGVAEQARLVDESEVVRRADEEAHRIVDSAHAESDRLRNEADTFVDGKLGEFEESLTGILRTVTSDRAALRRGAGVGQPTGTTGVTGAGYQPRERVERRPRTRRPRTENYED; from the coding sequence ATGTACCGCGTTTTTGAGTCACTCGACGAACTAGTCCAGACCGTGGAGCAGGCCTACGGCGTGCCCATGACCTCCAACTGCATGGTTCCGCGCAACGAGATGCTCGCCCTGCTCGATGATCTCCGCAACGCGCTGCCCATCGACCTGGACAACGCGCAGGACGTCCTGGACCAGCAGGACGAGATCATCGCCGCCGCCGAGGAGCGCGCCCGCGTCACCGTCGAGGACGCCGACCGACAGGCACAAGACATCGTCACCGACGCCCACAACGAGGCTGAGGCGATCGTGGGCAACGCGCAGACCCACGCCACCAACGCCGTCGCGCAGGCCGAGGACCAGGCCGACCGCACCCTCGCGAACGCACAGGCCGAAGCGGACCGATTGGTCTCCGAAGGCAACGCCTCCTACGAACGCAGCGTCAACGAGGGCGTCGCAGAACAGGCCCGATTGGTCGACGAGTCCGAGGTCGTGCGCCGCGCCGACGAAGAGGCCCACCGCATCGTCGACTCCGCCCACGCCGAATCCGACCGGTTGCGCAACGAGGCGGACACCTTCGTCGACGGCAAGCTCGGCGAGTTCGAAGAATCCCTGACCGGTATTTTGCGCACCGTCACCTCTGATCGGGCGGCGCTGCGCCGCGGCGCCGGCGTCGGCCAGCCGACCGGAACGACCGGGGTGACCGGGGCGGGCTATCAACCCCGCGAACGCGTGGAGCGCCGCCCCCGCACCCGTCGCCCGCGCACTGAGAACTACGAGGACTAG
- the smc gene encoding chromosome segregation protein SMC — protein sequence MYLKALTLKGFKSFASATSLKFEPGICAIVGPNGSGKSNIVDALRWVMGDQGAKNLRGGKMQDVIFAGGGERKPLGRAEVTLTIDNRDQQLPIDYTEVSVTRRMFRDGASEYEINGAKARLMDIQELLSDSGIGREMHIIVGQNKLGEILDSKPEERRSFIEEAAGVLKHRRRKEKAQRKLQGMQANLDRLRDLTDELGKQLKPLARQAEAATRAATVQADLRDARLQLAGDRVVRLRRQLDDVAHNATVLAERVAEVTAELEESTAVQVELEGRLEELSPRVEAAQQLWFRLSTLAERVSATSRIAAERAGSVGDAVAYSGPDPDELERRATLADEDHEELLAAAEEAAEQLEVLREEVADRQEAHDEAEAEHRAQVRAIADRREGVVRLLAREESLAEQIVAVEEQIARQGETLADTLERTRLAQAQAQEVAEKLTELQGGRAPLEGAQAQAGVESQAAEARLEQLQEEQRQRERTVYSLSSRIETLTESAPKVDAAELLDGAWAPLAESVRADAGLERALAAALGAHASALSGVLSGEDVAALADASRTVLVDNTTQGQGWRLDTGLPAGTGWLLDHVRVDDAVVGPVTRLLADVVLTGDLTQAREVVAEDPRLRAVTRDGTLVGEGWVAAGSGVSTAVEVTAQISAAHTKLTAARAEREDLAGTVAGAKQAAEDARINAAATTAALREHDAEVDAWQREHGRLVKQHEVNEAEYARAVERSAGADEHVAQLRGELADVRDRMARVGDSDAPQEASTAERDQTAAALSQVKAMEMEANLAARSAADRAAQSAGKGDGLRRQAAHEREAKNRHEHAMQRRRLAGELAAAVEKHARDIAARVADALERATAEHDRLNDQKAQVTAALGQAKNTVSAARQRAGRLTDTAHASEIAKSQAQVRIDEAEAKIVEQLGVPIADLLADYSPDEGFDRAEQEARLKQAEKDLRSLGKVNPLALEEYRALEERHEFLSTQLDDVVQARADLSDVIENVDAQILHLFTEAWRDVEREFPAVFDTLFPGGEGRLILTEPEDLLATGIEVEARPPGKKVKRLSLLSGGEKSLTALAFLVAIFRARPSPFYVMDEVEAALDDVNLRRLIALFDEMRKDSQLIVITHQKPTMDIANVLYGVTMRGDGVTRVLSQRLNQAGQAPDSA from the coding sequence GTGTATCTGAAAGCCCTGACCCTCAAAGGATTCAAGTCTTTCGCGTCGGCGACGAGCCTGAAGTTCGAGCCCGGAATCTGCGCGATCGTCGGACCGAACGGATCCGGAAAGTCGAATATCGTCGACGCCCTGCGTTGGGTGATGGGCGATCAGGGCGCCAAGAACCTGCGCGGCGGAAAGATGCAGGACGTCATCTTCGCCGGCGGCGGGGAACGTAAGCCGCTGGGGCGCGCCGAGGTCACCTTGACCATCGACAACCGGGATCAGCAGCTGCCCATCGACTACACCGAAGTGTCTGTCACGCGGCGGATGTTCCGTGACGGCGCCAGCGAGTACGAGATCAACGGGGCCAAGGCCCGGCTGATGGACATCCAGGAGCTGCTCAGCGACTCGGGCATCGGGCGCGAAATGCACATCATCGTCGGCCAGAACAAGCTCGGTGAGATCCTCGACTCGAAGCCGGAGGAGCGGCGCTCGTTCATCGAGGAGGCGGCCGGGGTACTCAAGCACCGACGGCGCAAGGAAAAGGCGCAGCGCAAGCTGCAGGGCATGCAAGCCAACCTGGATCGCCTCCGCGACCTGACCGATGAGTTGGGCAAGCAGCTCAAGCCCCTGGCCCGGCAGGCAGAGGCCGCGACGCGGGCGGCCACCGTGCAGGCCGACCTGCGCGACGCCCGGCTGCAGCTGGCCGGCGACCGGGTCGTCCGGTTGCGCCGCCAGCTTGACGACGTCGCCCATAACGCCACCGTGCTGGCGGAGCGGGTCGCCGAGGTCACCGCGGAGCTGGAGGAATCCACCGCCGTCCAGGTGGAGCTGGAGGGCCGGTTGGAGGAGCTCAGCCCACGGGTGGAGGCCGCCCAGCAGCTGTGGTTCCGCTTGTCGACGTTGGCCGAACGCGTTTCCGCGACGTCTCGCATCGCCGCGGAACGCGCCGGCAGCGTCGGCGACGCCGTGGCCTACAGCGGGCCCGACCCGGACGAGCTGGAACGCCGCGCCACACTGGCCGACGAAGACCACGAGGAGTTGCTCGCCGCGGCCGAGGAGGCGGCGGAACAGCTGGAGGTGCTACGCGAGGAGGTCGCCGACCGGCAAGAGGCGCACGACGAGGCGGAAGCGGAGCACCGGGCGCAGGTGCGGGCCATCGCGGATCGCCGCGAAGGTGTGGTGCGGCTGTTGGCCCGGGAGGAGTCCCTAGCAGAGCAGATCGTCGCCGTGGAGGAGCAGATTGCGCGGCAGGGGGAGACGCTCGCGGACACGTTGGAGCGCACCCGCCTGGCGCAGGCCCAGGCGCAGGAGGTGGCCGAGAAACTCACCGAGCTGCAGGGAGGCCGAGCACCGTTGGAGGGGGCGCAGGCGCAGGCCGGCGTCGAATCCCAGGCCGCGGAGGCGCGTCTGGAACAGCTCCAGGAGGAGCAGCGCCAGCGCGAGCGCACCGTCTACTCGTTGTCGTCGCGCATTGAGACGCTGACGGAGTCCGCGCCCAAGGTCGACGCCGCCGAGCTGCTGGACGGGGCATGGGCGCCGTTGGCGGAGTCCGTGCGTGCCGACGCCGGGTTGGAACGGGCGCTGGCCGCGGCGCTGGGGGCGCACGCCTCCGCGCTGAGCGGCGTGCTGAGCGGCGAGGACGTCGCGGCGCTCGCCGACGCTTCCCGCACCGTCCTAGTGGACAACACCACCCAGGGGCAAGGGTGGAGACTGGACACGGGTCTGCCGGCGGGTACAGGATGGTTGCTCGATCACGTGCGCGTCGACGACGCGGTCGTAGGGCCCGTCACCCGTCTGCTCGCCGACGTCGTGCTCACGGGCGACCTCACCCAGGCCCGAGAGGTGGTGGCTGAGGATCCCCGCCTGCGGGCGGTCACTCGCGACGGAACGCTGGTGGGCGAGGGGTGGGTGGCCGCCGGTTCCGGCGTGTCCACGGCCGTGGAGGTCACCGCCCAGATCTCCGCCGCCCACACGAAGCTGACCGCCGCCCGCGCAGAGCGGGAGGACTTGGCCGGCACTGTGGCCGGGGCCAAACAAGCCGCGGAAGACGCCCGGATCAATGCCGCCGCCACCACCGCGGCCCTGCGCGAGCACGACGCTGAGGTGGACGCCTGGCAGCGTGAACACGGTCGACTGGTCAAGCAGCACGAGGTCAACGAGGCCGAATACGCCCGCGCGGTGGAGCGCTCCGCCGGCGCCGACGAGCACGTGGCGCAGTTGCGCGGCGAACTCGCCGACGTGCGGGACCGCATGGCCCGCGTCGGGGACTCGGACGCCCCGCAAGAGGCGTCCACCGCAGAGCGCGATCAGACTGCAGCGGCGCTGAGCCAGGTAAAGGCCATGGAGATGGAGGCGAACCTCGCCGCCCGCAGCGCCGCGGACCGAGCCGCGCAATCCGCCGGCAAGGGGGACGGGCTGCGCCGTCAGGCCGCGCACGAGCGGGAGGCGAAGAACCGCCATGAGCACGCGATGCAACGTCGGCGGCTGGCCGGAGAGCTGGCGGCGGCCGTCGAAAAGCACGCCCGCGACATCGCCGCGCGCGTCGCCGACGCCCTGGAGCGCGCCACCGCCGAACATGACCGTCTCAACGACCAGAAGGCACAGGTCACCGCAGCGTTGGGGCAGGCGAAAAACACGGTCTCCGCCGCCCGTCAGCGGGCGGGGAGGTTGACGGACACCGCGCACGCCTCCGAGATCGCGAAATCGCAGGCGCAGGTGCGCATCGACGAGGCGGAGGCGAAGATCGTCGAACAGCTCGGCGTCCCCATCGCGGATCTGCTGGCCGACTATTCCCCGGATGAGGGCTTTGACCGGGCGGAGCAGGAGGCGCGCCTGAAGCAGGCGGAAAAAGACCTGCGCTCCCTGGGCAAGGTCAACCCGCTCGCGCTGGAAGAGTATCGGGCGCTGGAGGAGCGCCATGAATTCCTGTCGACGCAGCTGGACGACGTGGTCCAGGCACGCGCGGACCTGTCGGACGTGATCGAGAACGTCGACGCCCAGATTTTGCACCTGTTCACCGAGGCGTGGCGGGACGTGGAGAGGGAATTCCCCGCCGTCTTCGACACCCTCTTCCCGGGCGGCGAGGGACGGTTGATCCTCACGGAGCCGGAGGACCTGCTGGCCACCGGCATCGAGGTCGAAGCCCGCCCGCCAGGCAAGAAAGTCAAGCGTCTGTCCTTGCTTTCCGGCGGTGAGAAGTCTCTCACGGCGCTGGCGTTTCTCGTCGCGATCTTCCGCGCTCGGCCCAGCCCGTTCTATGTCATGGACGAGGTGGAGGCCGCCTTGGACGACGTCAACCTGCGCCGGCTCATCGCCTTGTTCGACGAGATGCGTAAGGACTCGCAGCTGATCGTGATCACGCACCAGAAGCCGACCATGGACATCGCCAACGTGCTCTACGGCGTGACGATGCGCGGCGACGGCGTGACCCGGGTGCTCAGTCAGCGGTTGAATCAGGCGGGACAAGCCCCGGATTCCGCATAA
- the ftsY gene encoding signal recognition particle-docking protein FtsY translates to MDATLIWTIVAIIVVVLIVVGIVVIVAGNKRKESKTVSFEKKEEPKQLTQEEKSGNYQAQGGFNFAAAAPAEPVEKAPPAAPTEPKMAQPPHPEPSAPESAAPAEPVEPKASEQPKMAQPPAEEKPTEQAQPERPATPSTPGGSTRAEPVPAATEPEMQKPAVGKDQPKPKATEKPAETAADKTDSEQEKLSAAGAAAAAGASGVAGAAATAATTGPDAEDDSEERDVTVSEDTADVAEEVSSDTGTDTSSAPEKVSTEGAVAEEPVVEEAVTEEPEIVEETVSEAPVAEEPEIVEEAEEAAGIAAVTADVAESARAQTPVPTEPEQSPEPAEPIDEIDPVSGRIGRLRGRLSRSQNAIGQGLLGILTAGDLDEDAWEEIEDTLIMADLGATLTMKVTDSLRDKIAERGVASEDEARAMLRETLIEAGRPEMDRSIRALPFEGKPAVILVVGVNGTGKTTTTGKLARVLVSMGSTVVLGAADTFRAAAADQLETWGRRVGATTVRGAEGADPASVAFDAVAKGVEQQADVVLVDTAGRLHTATGLMDQLGKVKRVVEKKSNVDEVLLVLDATVGQNGLTQARVFAEVVDITGVVLTKLDGTAKGGIVFQVQEELGVPVKLVGLGEGSDDLAPFEIEGFVDALLG, encoded by the coding sequence ATGGACGCAACCCTTATCTGGACTATCGTCGCGATCATCGTCGTCGTTCTCATTGTGGTGGGAATCGTCGTCATCGTCGCCGGCAACAAGCGCAAAGAGTCAAAGACCGTCAGCTTCGAGAAGAAGGAAGAACCGAAACAGCTGACGCAAGAGGAAAAGTCGGGCAATTACCAAGCCCAGGGCGGCTTCAATTTCGCGGCCGCCGCACCGGCGGAACCGGTGGAGAAGGCCCCGCCGGCCGCTCCCACCGAGCCGAAGATGGCCCAACCGCCGCACCCTGAGCCGTCGGCCCCCGAATCCGCCGCGCCGGCGGAGCCGGTGGAACCGAAGGCCTCGGAGCAGCCGAAGATGGCGCAGCCCCCGGCCGAGGAGAAGCCGACGGAGCAGGCGCAGCCTGAGCGGCCGGCCACGCCGTCGACGCCGGGCGGTTCCACTCGGGCGGAGCCCGTGCCGGCCGCCACCGAGCCGGAGATGCAGAAGCCGGCGGTCGGCAAGGATCAGCCGAAGCCTAAGGCCACCGAAAAGCCTGCCGAAACCGCCGCCGACAAGACGGATTCGGAGCAGGAGAAGCTGTCTGCGGCCGGCGCCGCAGCCGCCGCGGGCGCCAGTGGGGTGGCAGGTGCCGCAGCAACAGCCGCCACCACCGGCCCCGACGCCGAAGATGATTCCGAGGAACGAGACGTCACCGTCTCCGAGGACACGGCCGACGTCGCCGAAGAGGTCTCATCCGACACAGGCACGGACACGAGCTCTGCCCCGGAGAAGGTCTCCACGGAGGGGGCGGTGGCGGAGGAGCCGGTCGTGGAGGAAGCGGTCACCGAAGAGCCGGAGATCGTCGAGGAGACCGTCAGTGAGGCGCCGGTCGCCGAAGAGCCGGAGATCGTCGAGGAAGCCGAAGAGGCCGCCGGCATCGCCGCAGTGACGGCTGACGTGGCGGAAAGCGCGCGTGCACAGACCCCGGTTCCCACCGAGCCGGAGCAGTCCCCGGAACCGGCCGAACCGATCGACGAAATCGACCCCGTCTCCGGCCGCATCGGCCGACTCCGCGGACGCCTCTCCCGCTCCCAGAACGCCATCGGGCAGGGCTTGTTGGGCATCCTGACCGCCGGTGACCTCGACGAAGACGCCTGGGAGGAGATCGAGGACACGCTGATCATGGCGGACCTGGGCGCCACGTTGACCATGAAGGTCACCGACTCCCTGCGCGACAAGATCGCGGAACGCGGCGTGGCCTCGGAGGACGAGGCCCGCGCGATGCTGCGGGAAACCCTCATCGAGGCCGGTCGCCCGGAGATGGACCGCTCCATCAGGGCCCTGCCTTTCGAGGGCAAACCCGCCGTCATCCTCGTCGTCGGCGTCAACGGCACCGGCAAAACCACCACGACCGGCAAGCTCGCCCGCGTGCTGGTGTCCATGGGCTCGACGGTGGTGCTCGGCGCGGCGGACACCTTCCGCGCCGCGGCGGCGGACCAGCTGGAGACCTGGGGCCGCCGCGTCGGCGCGACCACGGTGCGTGGCGCCGAAGGGGCGGACCCGGCGTCCGTCGCCTTCGACGCGGTGGCCAAGGGCGTGGAGCAGCAGGCCGACGTCGTGCTCGTCGACACCGCAGGCCGCCTGCACACCGCCACGGGCCTGATGGACCAGCTGGGCAAGGTCAAGCGCGTCGTGGAGAAGAAGTCGAACGTGGACGAGGTGCTGCTGGTGCTCGACGCGACGGTCGGCCAGAACGGCCTGACTCAGGCGCGCGTGTTCGCTGAAGTGGTGGACATCACCGGCGTGGTGCTGACCAAGCTGGACGGCACCGCCAAGGGCGGCATCGTCTTCCAGGTGCAGGAGGAGCTCGGCGTACCGGTCAAGCTCGTCGGCCTGGGTGAGGGGTCGGACGACCTCGCCCCCTTCGAGATCGAGGGGTTCGTCGACGCCCTGCTGGGCTAA
- the rnc gene encoding ribonuclease III, with the protein MSRSKKKKLTGPEALAAAYAAVDHAPLLARLGVALSDDYLRLALTHRSFANENGTLPNNERLEFLGDAVLGLSVASQLYAQYPSRPESDISKMRASIVSRYGLADVARDIGLGAHILLGKGELATDGRDKGSILADTTEALFGAIYLEHGFEAARDVILRLFKEKIDTASSQGRHIDWKTALQERLAELKAPMPVYSATTEGPEHDLIFTAQATVGDRTLGQGVGGSKKLAEQEAARVAFLWLREHPEQVAGSA; encoded by the coding sequence GTGAGCCGTTCCAAAAAGAAGAAGCTGACCGGGCCGGAAGCGCTCGCCGCGGCCTACGCCGCCGTCGACCACGCCCCGCTGTTGGCCCGACTCGGCGTCGCCCTCAGCGACGATTATCTGCGCCTGGCGCTGACGCACCGCTCCTTCGCCAACGAAAACGGCACCCTGCCGAACAACGAACGCCTGGAGTTCCTCGGCGACGCGGTCCTGGGGTTGTCCGTGGCCAGCCAGCTCTACGCGCAATACCCGTCGCGTCCGGAGTCGGACATCTCGAAGATGCGCGCCTCCATCGTCTCCCGGTACGGGCTCGCCGACGTCGCCCGCGACATCGGCCTGGGCGCTCACATTCTGCTGGGCAAAGGCGAGCTCGCCACTGACGGCCGTGACAAAGGATCCATCCTCGCCGACACCACGGAGGCGCTCTTCGGCGCCATTTACTTGGAGCACGGCTTCGAGGCCGCCCGTGACGTCATCTTGCGGCTGTTCAAAGAAAAGATCGACACCGCCTCCTCCCAGGGACGCCACATCGACTGGAAGACTGCCCTGCAGGAGCGGCTCGCCGAACTCAAGGCGCCCATGCCCGTGTATTCCGCCACCACCGAAGGCCCGGAGCACGACCTGATTTTCACGGCCCAGGCCACCGTCGGGGACCGGACGCTGGGGCAGGGCGTCGGCGGCAGCAAAAAACTCGCCGAGCAGGAAGCCGCCCGCGTCGCCTTCCTGTGGCTGCGTGAGCACCCGGAACAGGTGGCCGGCAGTGCCTGA
- a CDS encoding YceD family protein, with protein sequence MKSPFVFNVSELLHQGAAGMPEHRTQVGPSPSRIGNEMIAVEEGAEVTLAADLTMLGSGILVDADVTAQLSGQCVRCLRDLNRDLNLHVSQVFSLEDDFVGGDEAEDEEEDVPQVNEANEIDLEQTVIDEAVLSLPFNPTCEGGCDNQATGVPAPDGVSGEQPEEERVDPRWAGLEKFL encoded by the coding sequence ATGAAATCACCGTTCGTTTTCAACGTTTCCGAACTGCTCCACCAAGGTGCCGCCGGCATGCCCGAGCACCGCACCCAGGTCGGCCCCTCGCCCTCTCGCATCGGCAACGAAATGATCGCCGTCGAGGAAGGGGCGGAGGTCACCCTCGCAGCTGACCTGACCATGCTCGGCTCCGGCATCCTCGTCGACGCCGACGTCACCGCCCAGCTCAGCGGACAGTGCGTGCGCTGCCTCCGCGACCTGAACCGAGATTTGAACCTGCACGTCAGCCAGGTGTTTTCCCTCGAGGACGACTTCGTCGGCGGCGATGAGGCCGAAGACGAGGAAGAAGACGTCCCGCAGGTCAACGAGGCCAACGAGATCGACCTCGAGCAGACCGTCATCGACGAAGCCGTGCTCAGCCTGCCGTTCAACCCCACCTGCGAAGGTGGCTGCGACAACCAGGCCACTGGCGTGCCCGCCCCGGACGGGGTTTCCGGCGAACAGCCCGAGGAGGAAAGGGTGGATCCGCGGTGGGCGGGTCTGGAAAAGTTCCTGTGA
- the mutM gene encoding bifunctional DNA-formamidopyrimidine glycosylase/DNA-(apurinic or apyrimidinic site) lyase: MPELPEVEVVRSGLEAHILHARFDDVEVLHPRANRGQDTPLEHLLSGATVRALRRRGKYLWLELDQEHALFVHLGMSGQMLVGAPGACTSRHLRIRAELTDPAGEPVELAFVDQRTFGRWLYTPMVEGVPQPVRHIAKDPLEGDFDAVAVARRMRRSSSPVKTVLLNQEIVSGIGNIYADESLWLAGIKPTRKASSLRQRDAVALLAAAEEVMRKALAAGGTSFDALYVNVNGASGYFSRSLNVYGQEGEPCPRCGGPIHRVSFQNRSTHYCPACQTG; the protein is encoded by the coding sequence GTGCCTGAGCTGCCTGAAGTCGAGGTCGTCCGCAGCGGCCTGGAAGCACACATTCTCCACGCCCGCTTCGACGACGTGGAAGTGCTGCACCCGCGCGCCAACCGGGGTCAGGACACCCCGCTGGAACACCTGTTGTCCGGAGCGACGGTCCGCGCGCTGCGCCGCCGCGGAAAGTACCTCTGGCTGGAGCTGGACCAGGAGCACGCCTTGTTCGTGCACCTGGGAATGAGCGGGCAGATGCTCGTCGGTGCGCCGGGGGCGTGCACGTCGCGGCATCTGCGCATCCGTGCGGAGCTGACGGATCCGGCGGGGGAGCCGGTGGAGTTGGCGTTCGTGGATCAACGCACTTTCGGCCGGTGGCTGTATACGCCGATGGTGGAGGGCGTGCCACAGCCGGTACGGCACATCGCCAAGGACCCGCTGGAGGGCGACTTCGACGCCGTGGCCGTCGCCCGGCGGATGCGTCGGTCGTCGTCGCCGGTGAAGACGGTGTTGCTCAATCAGGAGATCGTCTCCGGGATCGGCAACATTTACGCGGATGAATCCTTGTGGTTGGCCGGGATCAAACCCACGCGCAAGGCGTCGAGTCTGCGACAGCGTGACGCGGTGGCGCTGTTGGCGGCGGCCGAGGAGGTCATGCGCAAAGCCTTGGCGGCGGGCGGAACCAGCTTCGACGCACTGTACGTCAACGTCAACGGCGCCTCGGGGTATTTCTCGCGCTCGCTGAATGTCTACGGCCAGGAAGGCGAACCGTGCCCTCGCTGTGGCGGCCCGATTCACCGGGTGTCCTTCCAAAACCGGTCGACGCATTATTGCCCGGCCTGCCAGACGGGGTAG
- a CDS encoding alanine/glycine:cation symporter family protein, whose amino-acid sequence MEAIESFLADTVNGYLWSVIPFLLIGAGVYFGIRTIVVQIRYVPDMFRAVAEPTAGAGNISAFKAFTISAASRVGTGNVAGVALAISIGGPGAVFWMWMIALLGGATAFIESTLAQLWKTPEGDAYRGGPAYYMTRGLGWKWLAVIFAVAISITYGLVYNAIQTNSIVEALGTSLQQDSLGFRALVGAVIALLTAGIIFGGLQRIASVTQIIVPFMAGAYIIVGVLVVALNFSEVPGMIADIVTHALGIQEIAGATVGAAFMHGMRRGLFSNEAGEGSAPNAAATATVSHPVKQGLVQTLGVYFDTLLVCSITAFIILLGPQPEYGVEVAGASFTQEALAASVGGWGVHFVTFILFFLAFSSIIGNYYLAQANIQYLTGSTAWMTVYRLLVVAFVFVGAIGSLALVWNLGDTFAGTMVVINLVAVVPLGGVAIKLLKNYAAQKKLGLDPVFHRDMLPELPNVECWDGTDPATRHAPERLAALRERRG is encoded by the coding sequence ATGGAAGCGATCGAGTCATTTCTCGCGGACACCGTCAACGGTTATCTCTGGTCCGTGATCCCGTTTTTGCTCATCGGGGCGGGCGTCTACTTTGGAATCCGCACCATTGTGGTGCAGATCCGCTACGTTCCCGACATGTTCCGCGCGGTCGCCGAACCCACCGCAGGTGCGGGCAACATTTCCGCGTTCAAGGCCTTCACCATCTCCGCGGCCTCGCGCGTGGGCACCGGCAACGTGGCCGGCGTCGCCCTGGCGATCAGCATCGGCGGCCCCGGCGCCGTCTTCTGGATGTGGATGATCGCCCTGCTCGGCGGGGCGACCGCCTTCATCGAGTCCACCCTCGCGCAGTTGTGGAAAACGCCGGAGGGCGACGCCTACCGCGGCGGCCCGGCCTATTACATGACCCGTGGCCTGGGGTGGAAGTGGCTGGCGGTCATCTTCGCCGTGGCCATCTCGATCACTTACGGGCTGGTGTACAACGCCATCCAGACCAACTCCATCGTCGAGGCGCTGGGCACGTCTCTGCAGCAGGACTCCCTGGGCTTTCGCGCGCTGGTCGGCGCGGTCATCGCGCTGCTGACCGCCGGGATCATCTTCGGCGGACTACAGCGCATCGCCAGCGTCACCCAGATCATCGTGCCGTTCATGGCCGGCGCCTACATCATCGTCGGCGTGCTGGTCGTGGCGCTGAACTTCTCCGAGGTGCCGGGGATGATCGCGGACATCGTCACCCACGCGCTCGGCATCCAGGAGATCGCGGGCGCCACGGTCGGCGCGGCCTTCATGCACGGCATGCGCCGCGGCCTGTTCTCCAACGAGGCGGGCGAAGGCTCCGCCCCGAACGCCGCGGCCACCGCCACTGTGTCGCATCCGGTCAAGCAGGGGCTGGTGCAGACCCTCGGCGTGTACTTCGACACCTTGCTGGTCTGCTCGATCACGGCGTTCATCATCCTGTTGGGTCCGCAGCCGGAGTACGGCGTCGAGGTCGCCGGGGCGTCGTTCACGCAGGAGGCCCTCGCCGCCTCCGTCGGTGGCTGGGGCGTCCACTTCGTCACCTTCATCCTCTTCTTCCTGGCCTTCAGCTCGATCATCGGCAACTACTACCTCGCCCAGGCCAACATCCAGTACCTCACCGGCTCGACGGCGTGGATGACCGTCTACCGCCTGCTCGTCGTCGCGTTCGTCTTCGTCGGCGCGATCGGTTCGTTGGCGCTGGTGTGGAACCTCGGCGACACGTTCGCGGGCACGATGGTGGTGATCAACTTGGTCGCCGTCGTCCCGCTCGGGGGAGTGGCGATCAAGCTGCTGAAGAACTACGCGGCGCAGAAGAAACTCGGCCTGGATCCCGTCTTCCACCGCGACATGCTGCCGGAGCTGCCCAACGTCGAATGTTGGGACGGCACGGATCCGGCCACCCGTCACGCCCCTGAACGGCTGGCCGCGCTGCGGGAGCGTCGCGGTTAA